A region of the Candidatus Polarisedimenticolaceae bacterium genome:
CGAGCAGGTCGGCATGCACACGGACGTCGCGACAGACGACCCGTGCGGGAACGCCGACCGCCGTGCAGTCCGGGGGAACGTCCTGGATGACCACCGAACCCGCGCCCACCTTGGCGTTCCTTCCCAGCGTGATGTTCCCGAGGACCGCGGCCCCCGCCCCCACGACCACTCCCTCCTCGAGGGTCGGGTGGCGCTTCCCCTTCTCCTTGCCGGTGCCCCCGAGCGTCACGCCGTGGTACAGCAGGCAGTCGTCGCCGACGATCGCGGTCTCGCCGATGACCGTCCCCATGCCGTGATCGATGAAGACGCGCCGGCCGAGCCGCGCCGCGGGGTGGATCTCGATCCCGGTCACGAATCGACCGAAGTGCGACACGAGCCTCGCCACCGTCCTGAGCCGCAGCCGCGTCCAGAGGGCGTGGGACAGTCGATGCAGCGCGACCGCGTGCACGCCGGGGTACGTGAGGACGATCTCGAGCGCGGAGCGGGCCGCGGGATCCCGGCGGCGCACCGCGTCGATCAGGTCGAACATGGACGCGCGATTCTCCGCGGAAAGAAGCGGACGGTATACCAACTCGGGCCGCCGCGCGAGCGGTCTGTTAGCATCCGGGGACCGGTGATGCAGTACAAGAACCTCTTCCGCAAGCTCGAGCGCACGCTGAGCAAGATCGAAGGGTCGAGCGACCAGCTCGCCACGACCGCGGAGATCCTCCGCCGGCTCGTCGACGACTTCCGCGACGACCTCGGACTCGTCGGAGGCCGGATCTACGCCCGCCAGGACGACGCCTACGTCCTCGAGCGGGAGTACCCCGAGGGGCGCGCGCGCCTCGGCTTCCGGATCCCCTCGGCCTACCCCGTGATCCAGGAGCTCGCGGTCCAGGGGTTCGTCTACCGGCGCGTGGACGATCCGGACGTCGACCGGGAGATCGAGGGCGCCCTCGGCGTCGAGGTCTTCGCCGCGATCATGGTCGGCGACGACAACGACCAGATCATCGCCTTCTCGCTCGCCGACGACGCCGACGCCAGCCATGTGGTGCACACCCTCAATACGGTCCGGCACGCGATCAACCTCAAGCTGCGGCACGAGTTCCTCCAGGACCGCGTCCTCGAGGCGAGGGAGATCCAGCTCTCGCTGCTCCCTCCGAACCACAAGGTGTTCGGCGACTTCGACATCTACGCCCAGACGCGACCGGCCGAGGAGGTCGGGGGGGACCTCTTCGACTACCTCCCGATCTCGAAACGCGCGCTCGGCCTCGTCGTGGCCGACGCCTCGGGACACGGGCTTCCGGCGGCCCTGCAGGCGCGCGACGCGATCATCGGCCTGCGCATGGGCGTGGCGGAGAGCCTGCGCATCACGGCGACCCTCGACAAGCTCAACAAGGTCATCCACCGCTCCGCGCTCGCGTCGAAGTTCATCTCGCTGTTCTACGGGGAGCTCGAGACGAACGGCACGTTCGTCTTCTGCAACGCCGGGCATCCGCCCGCGCTCGTGTGGGACGGCGCGTTCATGGTCGAGCTGAACCGCGGCGGGATGGTCCTCGGGCCCAACCCCGAGGCCGCGTACGAACGCCATTACACCTCGCTCTCGCCCGGCACGGTCTTCCTCGCCTACACCGACGGGATCACCGAGGCGGAGGATGCCCACGGCGAGAGCTTCGGCGTCGAGCGCCTCAGACGGATCGTGCGCAGCCGCCCGTGGCCGGACGCGAAGGGCCTCGTGGAGTCCGTGTTCGACGCGGTGCACGCCTTCACGGGCCGGGAGCAGCCCGAGGACGACCAGACGGTGCTCGCCGTCGTGCGCGCGCGCTCAGTGGCCCCGTAGCAGGAACACGAGCCCCACGACGGCGATCAGGATCCCCGAGACGGTCTCCATGTGGCGCGCCGCCGCGGGAACCGGGAGGCGACGGGCGCCCACCACGCCGACGACCGACAGTCCGACCATGAGCGCGATCGTCGTCGCCGCGTAGGCCGCGGTGACCGCCGCGAGCGCCACCGCGCCGCGCTCGGCGGTGGCGACGAGCACGGGAAGGATCAGCACGCACGGGTTCACCCCGACGATCAGCGCGAGCGCGAGCCCCCCCGCGCCCCCGCGACCGCGGATCAGGCTCCCGTCGGCGTGGTAGTGCAGGTGCTCCGGGTTCTCCGGGCCCTCGTGGCCGTCGCAGGCGGGGGCCTTCGCGTCGTGGGCGTGGACGAGGGCCCCTCCCGGGTGGAAGTGGCCTCCCTTCCGCCACGCCCAGAGCGCGTACCCTCCGCCGAACACGACGAGGAGGATCCCGCTGGCGTGCTCGAGCCGCTCGCCGAGCGCCTCGGCGACGGCGCTCCCCAGGCGCAGGGCGAGAAATCCGAGCGCGACCGAGAGGGCGGCGTGCACGAAGGCGGAGATCCCCGAGAGCGCGGCCGTCCGCGCCGCCGACCATCTCCGGGCGCGACCGGCCAGCACGAACGGGAGCCAGTGGTCGGGGATCAGCGTGTGGAAGATCGCGGTGGCGACGGCGGTCGGGACGAGGAGTTCGGTCGCGTCGGGCACGGGGGCGGAGTGTAGCAGGAGGTCAGCGCCAGAGAACGCCCGCGGCCCGATGGCCCGAGAGGGCGGCTCCTTCGAGGGTGGCGGGAAGTCCGGTGTCGGTCCAGTCCCCGGCGAGCGCGAGGTTGGCAAGTGCGGTCGTCGGCCCGGGGCGCAGGTGCGCGTTCGCGGGCGAGAGGATCGGGGTCGCGCGCCGTTCCTTGACCACCCGGGAGCGCCGCAGCGTCGCGGCCCGCGCCGCGGGGAGGTAACGTCGCACCTCGTCGAGCGCCTCGCGGGCCACGGTCTCGACGGCGGCGGCGGCGAGATCCTCGGCGGCGCTGGTCACCAGGGCGAGCGATCCGCTCGGCTCGCCCGACTCGAGGATCCCCCGCTCGAACGACCACTGGAACCGGGAGCCGAGGAAGGCCTCCAGCAGGCTCTCCTGCACGGGCCGGTCGAAGACCAGGTGCACGCCGACGATCGCCGACGCGCCCAGCGCCTCCGCCGCCGCCGCGTCGAAGGCCGACGCTCCGGGCGGCAGCAAGCGCGCCGCTTCCGCATGCGGGACCGCGAGGAGGACGGCGCCGGCCGCGAAGGTGCGACCGTCGCGGGCGCGCACCCTCGCGACGCGACCGTCCTCGACCTCGATCGCGCCGGCCGGCGTACCCGGCACGATCGTGCCCCCTCGCGCGCGCAGGTAGGCGACCGACGGCTCCACGACGAGCGGCGTCAGCCCCCGCGTCGCGACGACCGGGCGCGAGGCGCCCCGGCCCGCGAGCAGCGCGCGACGGACGACCTCCGAGAGGAGGGACGCGCACGCCCGCTCGGGCTCGACGTTGATCGTCGCGAGCACGAGGGGATCCCACAGCAGCCGGCGCGCCTCCCCGCCCTGTCCGTGGAACCCGAGCCAGTCGGCGACCGTTCGCTCCCCCGGGCCCGGGGCGTCGCGCACGAGCGACCGCGCGGCGACGATCGAGCGCCAGGGGAATCCGCGCAGCCGAGCCAGGCCGAGTCCGAAGTCGAGGGGGGACGGGAGCGCCGCCGGCCGGAACCGGCGAACCGAGCCGTCCCGTTCGCGGAGCCGGAGATCGAGGCGGCTCTCGAACCGCAGGGTCCGTTCGCCGCCCGTGCGGCGGACGAAGGCGAGGAACTCGTCGTAACACCCGAGCAGGAGATGCTGGCCGTTGTCCTCGACGATCCCGTCCGCGGCGATCCAGGATCTCGATCTTCCGCCGGCGGTCCGGCGCGCCTCGAGGACCGTGACCCGCGCCCCCCGCTCCGCGAGCGCGGTCGCCGCCGCGAGTCCCGCCGTCCCCGCGCCGACGACGACGACGTCCGGGGTCACCCGAGACGCTCGCGCAGCAGCGTCCGACCGGCGATCCAGAGGCGCCGCGCGGCGCTCAGGCGGAGCTCGGCGTCGAGCACCCGGTCGCCCGCGCGCTCGATGCGCGAGAGCAGGGCCTCGTACACCGCCGCCATGATCGAGCCGGACAAGACCCGGGGCCGATCCTCGGGATCGAGCGCCGCGCGGGCCGCCGCGAACCGGGATCGCGCGTAGGCGGCCTCGCCGAGCACGAGCGCCGCGATCCGCTCGCGGGCGTAAGGCTCCCGCGAGCGGAGGTCCTCCTCGGTCACCCCGTGGGAGCGCAGCGACGACGCCGGGAGATAGAGGCGCCCGCGGGCCAGGTCCGGACGCACGTCGCGGAGGACGTTCGTCCACTGCAGCGCGATCCCGAGCTCCTCCGCGTAACGCTCCCGCCCCGGCCCCGTCGCGCCGAAGATCCGCACGCACAGCAGCCCCACCGTGGACGCGACGCGGTAGGCGTAGGCGCGCAAGGCCTCGCGGTCGGGGTACCTGCGCCCCTCGAGGTCCCACGTACACCCCTCCAGCAGGTCGTCGAACGGCCGTCGCGGGAGCTCGAAGCGCCGGATCGCCTCCGCGAGCGCCGGGGCGCCGCCCCCGCGGAACGCCTCGTCGAGCCGCGCGCGCACGGACGCCAGGGCGCGTGCGCCCTCGTCCCGATCGCGGGCGTCGTCCACCGCGTCGTCGGCCGCGCGGCAGAAGGCGTACACCGCCTCGATCGCCGCCCTCCGCTCCGGGGCGAGAACGCGAAAGGCGATGAAGAAACTGCTCACGGGAACAGCGCCCGCGCCCCGATCGCCGCCCAGTCGGCGAGGGCGAGCCTCGGGCGGCGCCGAAAGACGTCGTACCCGCCGCTCTCGAGTCGATGGAGGATGCGCGTCCCTCCGGCGACGACCAGGCGCAGCTCGAGGCGCAGCCTCCCCCGCACCGCGTCGAGCAGAGGGGCGCCCTCCGCGTACAGGTCGCGCGTGCGCGCGGTCATCTCCGCCATCAGCGCGCGAAAGGCGTCGTCCACGCGCCCCTCGCGAAGGGCGGCCTCGGTGACCCCGTGGCGCAGGCGGTCCTCCTCCGGGAGGTAGATGCGGTCCTTCTCCAGGTCCACCGCCACATCCTGCCAGAAGTTCGTGAGCTGCAGCGCCGTGCAGATCGCGTCGGAGCGGAGCGCCTTGGCCTCGTCGCGCTCGCCGAAGAGCAGCAGGACCAGTCGGCCGACGGGGTTCGCCGATCGACGGGAGTAGTCGAGCAGGTCCTCGAATCGCGCGTAGCGCCGCACGCGGCAGTCCTGTCGGAACGCGTCGAGGAGGTCGCGGAGGAGGCGGTCGGGCAGATCGAATCTGCGGATCGTGTCGCCGAGCGCCAGGAAGACGGGATCCGACGTCGTTCCCGCGAGCGCGCGGTCGAGCTCGGCCTCCCACGCGTCGAGCCGCTCGAGGCGCCGCCCCTCGTGCTCGGCCTCGTCGGCGAAGTCGTCCGCCGAGCGGGCGAAGGCGTAGACCGCGCAGACGTGGGGGCGGATCCGCGCGGGAACCGCGAGCGAGGCGACGGGGAAGTTCTCGTAATGCCCGCGGGCGACCGCCCGGCAGTGATCGTAGGCGGCCTCGAGGGGAGATGCGGCCATCGGCTAGCGGGCGAACTCCGTCGCGCGGACCTCGCGGATGACGGTCACCTTGATCTTGCCCGGATAGTCCATCTCGGACTGGATCCGCTTGGCCAGATCGTTCGCGAGCAGGTTCAGGTGCGCGTCGTCGACCACCGACGACTGCGCGATCACGCGGATCTCGCGTCCCGCCTGCAGGGCGTAGGACTGCTCGACCCCCTCGAAGCTGTTCGCGAGCCCCTCGAGCTGCTCGATGCGCCGGATGTACTCGGCCGCGGTCTTGCGTCGCGCTCCGGGGCGCGCCCCCGAGAGCGCGTCGGCGGCCGCGACGAGGATCGTGATCGGCGTGGTGATCTCCACGTCCTCGTGGTGCGCGGCGATCGCGTTGATGACGCGCCAGTCCTCGCCGCACTTCGTCGCGAGCTCCGCCCCGATCTCCGGGTGCGTCCCCTCGCGCTCGTAATCGACCGCCTTCCCGATGTCGTGGAACAGTCCGGCGCGCCGCGCGACCTTCTCGTCCATGCCGAGCTCGGCGGCCATCATCCCGGTGAGGAACCCGACTTCCTTCGAGTGCATCAACACGTTCTGGCCGTACGACGTGCGGTAGAGCAGCCTCCCGAGGTGGGCCACCATCTCGGGGTGGGTGTCCTTGATCGACATCTCCTTGAGGACCTGCTCGGCGGCCCGCTTCATCTCCTCCTCGAGGCGGCGCCGGTTGCGCCGCTCGAGCTCCTCGATCCGGCGCGGGTGGACGTTGCCGTCCTTGACGATCGTCTCGAGGACGCGCCGCGCGATCTCGCGCTTGACCGGGTTGAACCCCGACAGGGTGGCGGTTTCCGCCTGCTCGTCGAGCAGG
Encoded here:
- the hpnC gene encoding squalene synthase HpnC → MAASPLEAAYDHCRAVARGHYENFPVASLAVPARIRPHVCAVYAFARSADDFADEAEHEGRRLERLDAWEAELDRALAGTTSDPVFLALGDTIRRFDLPDRLLRDLLDAFRQDCRVRRYARFEDLLDYSRRSANPVGRLVLLLFGERDEAKALRSDAICTALQLTNFWQDVAVDLEKDRIYLPEEDRLRHGVTEAALREGRVDDAFRALMAEMTARTRDLYAEGAPLLDAVRGRLRLELRLVVAGGTRILHRLESGGYDVFRRRPRLALADWAAIGARALFP
- the cysE gene encoding serine O-acetyltransferase — encoded protein: MFDLIDAVRRRDPAARSALEIVLTYPGVHAVALHRLSHALWTRLRLRTVARLVSHFGRFVTGIEIHPAARLGRRVFIDHGMGTVIGETAIVGDDCLLYHGVTLGGTGKEKGKRHPTLEEGVVVGAGAAVLGNITLGRNAKVGAGSVVIQDVPPDCTAVGVPARVVCRDVRVHADLLDHAELIDPIWEKLSALQDELHLAEREIRERTKPKEQG
- a CDS encoding squalene/phytoene synthase family protein; the encoded protein is MSSFFIAFRVLAPERRAAIEAVYAFCRAADDAVDDARDRDEGARALASVRARLDEAFRGGGAPALAEAIRRFELPRRPFDDLLEGCTWDLEGRRYPDREALRAYAYRVASTVGLLCVRIFGATGPGRERYAEELGIALQWTNVLRDVRPDLARGRLYLPASSLRSHGVTEEDLRSREPYARERIAALVLGEAAYARSRFAAARAALDPEDRPRVLSGSIMAAVYEALLSRIERAGDRVLDAELRLSAARRLWIAGRTLLRERLG
- a CDS encoding PP2C family protein-serine/threonine phosphatase, whose translation is MQYKNLFRKLERTLSKIEGSSDQLATTAEILRRLVDDFRDDLGLVGGRIYARQDDAYVLEREYPEGRARLGFRIPSAYPVIQELAVQGFVYRRVDDPDVDREIEGALGVEVFAAIMVGDDNDQIIAFSLADDADASHVVHTLNTVRHAINLKLRHEFLQDRVLEAREIQLSLLPPNHKVFGDFDIYAQTRPAEEVGGDLFDYLPISKRALGLVVADASGHGLPAALQARDAIIGLRMGVAESLRITATLDKLNKVIHRSALASKFISLFYGELETNGTFVFCNAGHPPALVWDGAFMVELNRGGMVLGPNPEAAYERHYTSLSPGTVFLAYTDGITEAEDAHGESFGVERLRRIVRSRPWPDAKGLVESVFDAVHAFTGREQPEDDQTVLAVVRARSVAP
- the rny gene encoding ribonuclease Y, with amino-acid sequence MNVWIVVAEILALAAGGALGFWLNNRLGARSLEAARRKAAELRSVGLREAEKAKKAAILEAREEILQEKQKAERDFRSRRGQLVKQERDLKATRQQIADLEADVARQREGLADTERELAAREAELARGKEELEHLKHEENARLERVAGLTREEAQRQLLSNLRAEARFEAAAMIKEIKDEAQRNAETEATKIVALAIERMASDLSVERSTSIFQLPQGNQLRGRIIGHEGKNIRAFEKSTGIQILLDEQAETATLSGFNPVKREIARRVLETIVKDGNVHPRRIEELERRNRRRLEEEMKRAAEQVLKEMSIKDTHPEMVAHLGRLLYRTSYGQNVLMHSKEVGFLTGMMAAELGMDEKVARRAGLFHDIGKAVDYEREGTHPEIGAELATKCGEDWRVINAIAAHHEDVEITTPITILVAAADALSGARPGARRKTAAEYIRRIEQLEGLANSFEGVEQSYALQAGREIRVIAQSSVVDDAHLNLLANDLAKRIQSEMDYPGKIKVTVIREVRATEFAR
- the hpnE gene encoding hydroxysqualene dehydroxylase HpnE codes for the protein MTPDVVVVGAGTAGLAAATALAERGARVTVLEARRTAGGRSRSWIAADGIVEDNGQHLLLGCYDEFLAFVRRTGGERTLRFESRLDLRLRERDGSVRRFRPAALPSPLDFGLGLARLRGFPWRSIVAARSLVRDAPGPGERTVADWLGFHGQGGEARRLLWDPLVLATINVEPERACASLLSEVVRRALLAGRGASRPVVATRGLTPLVVEPSVAYLRARGGTIVPGTPAGAIEVEDGRVARVRARDGRTFAAGAVLLAVPHAEAARLLPPGASAFDAAAAEALGASAIVGVHLVFDRPVQESLLEAFLGSRFQWSFERGILESGEPSGSLALVTSAAEDLAAAAVETVAREALDEVRRYLPAARAATLRRSRVVKERRATPILSPANAHLRPGPTTALANLALAGDWTDTGLPATLEGAALSGHRAAGVLWR